The sequence CACGTAGCCGTCAATCAGCGCCTGCACCGCGGCCTCGCTCAGCTCGTTCTTCAGGGCCTGGCGGTAGCGCTCGCGCATGGGGCCCGCGATGGTGGGCTCCGCCAGCATCCGCTTGAAGAGCAGGTTGTCGGACGCGTACGTGGGCCGCGCCGTGGCGCTGGTGCGCGTGGTGTCGAAGTTCTGCCCGAAGCTCGCGTCCAGGTCCCACGGGATGTAGCGCCAGGGGCCGCCCGTCTTGGGGTCGTACGCGTGATAGGCGTTCTTCGACTGCGAGTCGTTGCCCTGGATGAGCGTATTGAAGATCCACCAGTCCTCGTAGTCGCGCGCCTTCAGCTTCGTGCCGAACCCCTGGCGGAAGCCGTCCGCGTTGGAGTCCGCCACCCACGCGACGAAGTCGTGCAGCGTGTCGAAGGCGTGGGGCTGCTTCTCATCCGGCGTGCCCTCGTCCTTCACGAAGCCGACGTGGAGGTGCTCCTTCGTCTGCCCGTTGCGCGTCAGGCGGGAGAAGTTGGCGTCCGCGGTGTCGGCCTTGAACAGGTCCGAGTCCTTGTCGATGCCGTTCCACTCCATCAGCCGCTTGTCCACGTGATCCGCCGCCGTGTAGAGCCCGCGGAACTTGTTGTTCGCGTACACCACCACGCTGAAGGTGCGGATGCGCACGGCGTCGGGCGACAGCTTGTGCCACAGGTCGAACGCCAGCCTCGAGCGCAGGTAGGAGTTGTCATTGAACGTGGTGATGAGCACCACGCGCTTGCGGTCCTTGAAGCCGTCGCCGAAGACGGGCTCGGAGAACAGGTCGTCCTCCGCGAACTTGAGCGTCAGGCTGCGCTTGGGGAACACGCTGGACGTGGCGCCGCGGTACTTCGCCTCGATGGTGTAGCGGTGGCCCCGGTACACCACCTCCGCGGGCCGGTAGCCGCCGGACGTCAGACCCGGCTCCGGGGGGAAGAACAGGTGCACCACGGGCAGTCCGTACTCCTCCGTGTAGGCCACGGGGTCGACGATGTCGACCTTGCCCGGCGCGTTGTCGTTGTTGGCCACGCCCACCTTGAGCGTGCCCGTCTCGCCGGTGGTGCGCTCCTCCAGCGTGAGCATCCACACCGCGCCCTGGTTGAGCGCGGGCTTCCAGCTCAGCGTGGCGGTGGACTCGTCGAACGTCGCGCCCGCGGGCAGGTTCTTCACCCCGAAGCGCAGCCCGGCCGCCGTGTAGCCCGTCGCGCACGTCACCTTCGCGGTGA comes from Corallococcus macrosporus and encodes:
- a CDS encoding CotH kinase family protein, producing MRGLAGLACLALVACGGGDTQGPNPGTPSDTTHDDADGLPRPDAGTVDGGTQAPSDAGTGSQNDAGTGSPDAGGTDAGTAPLTCAPTAGDARWVLEGEAFTAKVTCATGYTAAGLRFGVKNLPAGATFDESTATLSWKPALNQGAVWMLTLEERTTGETGTLKVGVANNDNAPGKVDIVDPVAYTEEYGLPVVHLFFPPEPGLTSGGYRPAEVVYRGHRYTIEAKYRGATSSVFPKRSLTLKFAEDDLFSEPVFGDGFKDRKRVVLITTFNDNSYLRSRLAFDLWHKLSPDAVRIRTFSVVVYANNKFRGLYTAADHVDKRLMEWNGIDKDSDLFKADTADANFSRLTRNGQTKEHLHVGFVKDEGTPDEKQPHAFDTLHDFVAWVADSNADGFRQGFGTKLKARDYEDWWIFNTLIQGNDSQSKNAYHAYDPKTGGPWRYIPWDLDASFGQNFDTTRTSATARPTYASDNLLFKRMLAEPTIAGPMRERYRQALKNELSEAAVQALIDGYVRELGPNAQRDEARWGEEYRNFAKPSTGPDVNEGGYGNFPEWHLRQDFKTHAEEVEYIRQWVHTRWGTFQSNLP